Proteins encoded in a region of the Pedosphaera parvula Ellin514 genome:
- a CDS encoding PQQ-binding-like beta-propeller repeat protein translates to MKCSNQEARFFQGRSTGTHRRRHDFESGSILRLSALLLVLLFVAGGVLAKPATRGPEPILLVVMDPLAKELACACVKGHGQRDYRKLAARMETTLKQRVSIEFSDDLAESMVGVSPAREVIVVGDQSLVAHGAKKAGLPCHPVCELTDPDGNTTLTALFIARFDDPARELKDLGGRKVLFGLADGDEKVAASLAALRAAGVEPVGTPEKHASFSDAALDLLDSQSSPPPVAVIPSYALALLEGCGSVKPGNLKVIGKTQPVPFITVFVADTIPAERQQKLLKTLLNINADAKLLKAMESRDGFRPVQGREPGGTKASTGPNWPDWRGPARDGHVPRLPARLPVTARFVWKKAAMIGGLAGLSVSGERLILAERDFDEEHDVYRCLNAHNGELLWRVEFPARGKLDYGQAPRATPVIHADKAYLLGAFGDLRCVNLTNGRLIWQRSLPREFKATLPTWGMCATPLLVDDLLIVNPGGTNASLVALDCATGHTRWTTPGLPAAYSAFICGEFGSRRQVVGYDRNSLGGWDVKTGRRLWQLVPPAEGDFNVPTPVAVDGGVIVSTENNGTRFYRFDESGRIIATPAAQYADLSPDTVSPVVTCGRVFGANSGLRCLDLHNGLKPVWHRQEAALDDHLTLIADDDRVLVITLRGELILLDGRTDTCTIISRLRLFDDDVEVYSHPALVGTRLYVRGGSSLVCVDLGTD, encoded by the coding sequence ATGAAATGCTCGAACCAGGAGGCACGTTTCTTCCAAGGGAGATCAACCGGAACTCACCGCCGCCGACACGATTTTGAAAGTGGCTCTATTCTCCGTCTGAGCGCCCTGCTGCTGGTGCTGTTGTTCGTCGCAGGCGGCGTCCTGGCCAAACCGGCGACGCGCGGGCCGGAGCCGATTTTACTCGTGGTCATGGACCCTCTTGCGAAGGAACTGGCCTGCGCCTGCGTGAAGGGCCACGGTCAGCGGGATTATCGCAAACTTGCGGCGCGGATGGAGACAACCCTCAAGCAGCGCGTCAGCATTGAGTTTTCCGACGACCTTGCCGAGTCCATGGTCGGGGTTAGTCCGGCGCGGGAGGTAATCGTCGTCGGCGACCAATCGTTGGTGGCGCACGGCGCGAAAAAGGCAGGTCTGCCGTGTCATCCGGTCTGCGAATTGACCGACCCGGACGGCAACACCACGCTCACCGCGTTATTCATCGCACGTTTCGACGATCCGGCCAGGGAGTTGAAGGACCTCGGCGGTCGGAAGGTGCTCTTCGGTCTGGCTGATGGTGATGAGAAAGTTGCCGCCAGCCTGGCGGCCCTGCGCGCCGCCGGCGTCGAGCCTGTCGGCACACCGGAGAAGCACGCGTCATTCAGTGACGCGGCGCTCGACCTGCTCGACAGCCAGTCGTCTCCGCCGCCCGTCGCGGTGATTCCAAGTTACGCGCTGGCGTTGCTTGAAGGCTGCGGCAGCGTCAAGCCCGGCAATTTGAAAGTGATCGGAAAGACACAGCCAGTTCCGTTCATCACGGTGTTCGTGGCCGACACCATCCCGGCGGAGAGACAGCAGAAGCTTCTCAAGACGCTGCTGAACATCAATGCCGACGCAAAGCTGCTGAAGGCTATGGAGAGCCGGGACGGTTTCAGGCCGGTGCAGGGCCGGGAACCCGGTGGGACGAAGGCAAGCACCGGACCTAACTGGCCTGATTGGCGCGGGCCGGCACGCGATGGGCACGTACCAAGACTTCCGGCACGACTTCCCGTGACGGCCAGGTTCGTCTGGAAAAAGGCGGCCATGATTGGCGGCCTTGCCGGTCTCAGCGTCAGCGGTGAACGGCTGATTCTGGCGGAGCGGGACTTCGATGAGGAACATGACGTGTATCGCTGCCTCAATGCGCACAATGGCGAGCTGCTTTGGCGGGTGGAATTTCCCGCGCGCGGCAAGTTGGATTACGGCCAGGCCCCGCGAGCAACGCCAGTCATTCATGCGGACAAGGCGTATCTGCTCGGCGCGTTTGGGGATTTGCGGTGTGTGAACCTCACCAATGGCAGGCTGATTTGGCAACGGTCCTTGCCGCGTGAGTTCAAGGCCACCTTGCCGACGTGGGGCATGTGCGCCACACCGCTGCTCGTGGATGATTTGCTGATTGTGAATCCCGGAGGCACGAATGCATCGTTGGTGGCATTGGATTGCGCCACCGGCCACACCCGCTGGACCACGCCAGGATTGCCGGCAGCTTACTCGGCGTTTATCTGCGGGGAATTCGGCAGCCGGCGGCAAGTCGTCGGTTACGACCGGAATTCGCTGGGCGGCTGGGATGTGAAAACGGGCAGGCGCCTTTGGCAACTCGTGCCTCCCGCCGAGGGAGACTTTAATGTACCTACACCCGTCGCCGTGGACGGCGGCGTCATCGTATCCACCGAGAACAACGGGACCCGGTTTTATCGTTTTGATGAATCGGGCCGGATCATTGCCACACCGGCGGCACAGTACGCGGACCTGTCACCGGACACGGTGTCGCCGGTGGTGACGTGCGGGCGGGTGTTCGGGGCGAATTCTGGTCTGCGTTGTCTCGATCTGCATAACGGATTGAAGCCCGTCTGGCATCGGCAGGAAGCGGCGCTGGATGATCACCTGACGTTGATCGCCGACGATGACCGGGTGCTGGTGATAACACTGCGGGGTGAACTCATTTTATTGGACGGCAGGACGGATACCTGCACCATCATTTCGCGGCTCCGGTTGTTTGATGACGATGTGGAGGTTTATTCGCATCCAGCGCTGGTCGGAACGCGGCTCTACGTGCGCGGCGGTTCCAGCTTGGTTTGCGTGGACCTTGGAACGGACTGA
- a CDS encoding glycoside hydrolase family 25 protein, translating into MKKLFGYAAILATAYVATSQASATNLLGIDVSAAQGSINWTSVHGAGVEFAFAQATEGNYFQDSKFKSYMTNGKAAGVQMGAAHFARPDLNTPATEANYFWSFAGPYIKADGKSISPAVEFETFNGHVGASTYTAWFNAWAADVKAKTTNSMTPVIYVSSCAGACYLDTSIMLDGWIANYNGENLYTGNPWTSCLCNPWGPTVWDYWQVTSTGSIPGISGNVDLDAFNGTLAKLKSTEGVGGL; encoded by the coding sequence ATGAAAAAACTATTCGGATATGCAGCCATTCTCGCGACCGCTTATGTAGCCACCTCTCAGGCCAGCGCCACCAACCTTTTGGGCATTGATGTTTCGGCCGCCCAGGGTTCGATCAACTGGACCTCTGTGCATGGCGCCGGAGTGGAATTCGCCTTTGCCCAGGCCACTGAGGGAAACTACTTTCAAGATTCAAAATTCAAAAGCTACATGACCAACGGCAAGGCCGCCGGCGTGCAAATGGGCGCCGCTCATTTCGCCCGCCCCGACCTGAACACACCCGCCACTGAGGCCAACTACTTCTGGAGCTTCGCCGGCCCTTACATCAAGGCCGATGGCAAGAGCATCAGTCCGGCCGTCGAATTTGAGACTTTTAATGGTCATGTTGGCGCCAGCACTTATACAGCCTGGTTTAACGCCTGGGCGGCTGACGTGAAGGCGAAGACTACAAACTCCATGACTCCGGTCATCTACGTAAGCTCTTGCGCCGGTGCCTGCTACCTTGACACCAGCATTATGTTGGATGGTTGGATAGCCAATTACAATGGCGAGAATCTGTACACTGGCAACCCTTGGACCTCATGCCTCTGTAATCCCTGGGGCCCGACCGTCTGGGACTATTGGCAGGTCACTTCCACCGGGTCTATTCCCGGCATCTCGGGCAACGTGGATTTAGACGCTTTCAATGGCACTTTGGCCAAACTGAAGAGCACCGAGGGTGTGGGCGGCCTGTAA
- a CDS encoding permease prefix domain 1-containing protein, which yields MESKTQFDLNHNLELWRQSLAQSPSFQPDNLDELEVHLRDSVNTLEAKGLSTEEAFLIAVRRVGQPTELDKEFGKVNSETVWLSRWLWMAVGTFLFLWLQSLKGVVNYALLGFGKHFVFNAHVLGFLNTIATLALFVAPIVFLPRLAARSLKLRSQFITRSILHHPVISMAGLVLFSISLTVLCAVGNKLAWRGFSSQPADVIILATWSAWPKIAGIILLPMAIVYLYRRQLKTRTNPV from the coding sequence ATGGAATCCAAAACCCAGTTCGATCTGAACCACAATCTGGAACTCTGGCGCCAGTCATTGGCTCAATCACCCTCCTTTCAACCAGACAACCTGGACGAACTCGAAGTTCATCTCCGCGATTCGGTGAACACACTCGAAGCCAAGGGCCTCTCGACTGAAGAAGCCTTTCTGATTGCGGTACGCCGCGTCGGCCAACCCACTGAACTAGACAAGGAGTTCGGCAAGGTAAACTCCGAAACAGTTTGGCTCTCTCGGTGGCTCTGGATGGCAGTTGGCACCTTCCTTTTCTTGTGGCTTCAATCTCTCAAAGGAGTCGTAAACTATGCCCTGTTGGGGTTTGGAAAGCACTTTGTTTTTAATGCCCATGTTCTTGGATTCCTGAACACAATTGCAACCCTTGCTCTGTTCGTCGCACCGATTGTTTTCCTGCCACGCCTTGCTGCTCGCAGTCTGAAACTACGCAGTCAGTTTATCACGAGAAGTATACTGCATCACCCGGTGATATCCATGGCGGGACTCGTATTATTCAGCATTAGCCTCACAGTTCTTTGTGCGGTTGGGAACAAATTAGCCTGGCGAGGCTTCTCCTCACAGCCAGCTGATGTGATTATACTGGCAACATGGTCCGCATGGCCCAAGATTGCGGGAATTATCCTTCTACCCATGGCGATAGTTTACTTATATCGCCGCCAACTTAAAACCCGCACCAACCCGGTCTGA
- a CDS encoding glycoside hydrolase family 32 protein — MPQAFRFLCGAKPHYTPGQMHRPDRNKWSNLALLLAFSLLAFTAQQTVVADAPDILIADFEGPDYGHWQVTGEAFGNEPAHGTLPNQMPVTGYLGKGLVNSYLRGDQSQGTLTSPDFKILRSNINFLIGGGYHPNETCINLLIDGKVVRTATGKSRTPQDTERLTWATWNVAEFNRRNAQIQIVDKHSGGWGHINIDQIVQSDHEPAIPTAQDEKRELLTQAMASMQANLSRAEADPTRPIYHFHAPANWMNDPNGPLFHHGYYHMFYQFNPYGDNWGNMHWGHARSRDLVHWEQLPIALWPSRMQGEEHIYSGCSLITPTGKPMIIYTSIGHPLPEQWAALSDDDMIDWQKLPANPLLTETLHGKTKVYDWRDPFYFEDKGHHYLVAGGNLNEARGGEAIVNLYEAGNDELTQWKYLGVLFKHPDASIKNIECPNFFKLGNRWVLAISPYGPVQYFIGDFDATTHQFTATRHGTMDFSDAYYAPNCLLDQQGRRVMWGWVKGFKEGHGWNGCLTVPHILTLSKEGELHQEPAPELQTLRGESFHKTEMPLQAGKPFQSELKGDTLEILAEIEPGTAAASGLKLRQSDDGRNAVTIAYDGNQLDVAGTKLPFKLHDNEKTLQLHILLDKSVMEVFINHRECVTKVIYPEAADLGVSLFANGGQARVKSLDIWRIKSIW; from the coding sequence ATGCCACAAGCTTTTAGGTTTCTTTGCGGGGCTAAACCTCATTACACTCCCGGACAAATGCACCGTCCCGATCGCAACAAATGGTCGAACCTGGCTCTATTGCTGGCCTTCAGCCTTCTCGCTTTCACCGCACAACAGACTGTCGTAGCAGACGCTCCCGATATCCTGATCGCCGACTTCGAGGGACCCGATTACGGCCATTGGCAGGTGACCGGCGAAGCCTTCGGCAATGAACCCGCTCACGGAACCTTGCCCAATCAAATGCCCGTCACCGGCTATCTCGGAAAAGGATTGGTGAATTCCTATCTCCGCGGCGACCAAAGCCAGGGCACCTTAACCTCGCCGGATTTCAAAATCCTCCGTTCGAACATCAACTTTCTGATTGGAGGCGGTTATCATCCCAACGAAACGTGCATTAATCTTTTGATCGACGGAAAGGTGGTGCGCACCGCCACAGGAAAATCCCGCACGCCACAGGACACCGAGCGGTTGACGTGGGCCACATGGAACGTGGCTGAGTTCAACAGGCGAAATGCACAGATTCAAATCGTGGACAAACATTCCGGCGGCTGGGGCCACATCAACATCGATCAAATCGTTCAAAGCGACCACGAACCCGCCATACCAACAGCGCAGGACGAGAAGCGGGAACTCCTCACACAGGCCATGGCAAGTATGCAGGCGAATCTATCCCGCGCAGAAGCCGACCCCACTCGTCCTATTTATCATTTCCACGCTCCCGCCAATTGGATGAACGATCCCAACGGCCCCCTCTTTCACCACGGTTATTACCACATGTTTTACCAGTTCAATCCTTACGGAGATAATTGGGGAAATATGCACTGGGGCCACGCCCGCAGTCGCGATTTGGTGCATTGGGAACAATTGCCAATCGCCCTCTGGCCCTCCCGGATGCAGGGAGAAGAACACATTTACTCCGGTTGTTCGCTCATCACGCCAACGGGCAAGCCGATGATTATTTACACCAGCATCGGCCATCCGCTGCCGGAACAATGGGCCGCGCTCAGCGACGACGACATGATCGACTGGCAAAAGCTCCCGGCCAACCCGCTCCTCACCGAGACACTGCATGGCAAAACCAAAGTGTACGATTGGCGTGATCCGTTCTATTTCGAAGACAAGGGACACCACTATCTCGTGGCCGGTGGAAACCTGAATGAAGCCAGGGGCGGCGAAGCCATCGTGAACCTCTACGAAGCCGGGAATGACGAGCTGACCCAATGGAAATACCTCGGCGTCCTCTTCAAACATCCCGATGCCAGCATCAAAAATATCGAATGCCCAAACTTCTTTAAACTCGGCAACCGTTGGGTTCTCGCAATTTCACCTTATGGTCCCGTCCAATATTTTATCGGAGACTTCGATGCGACCACGCATCAGTTCACCGCCACTCGTCATGGGACAATGGATTTCAGCGATGCCTATTACGCGCCAAATTGCCTGCTCGATCAGCAGGGCCGCCGCGTTATGTGGGGCTGGGTAAAGGGATTTAAAGAAGGGCACGGCTGGAACGGATGCCTGACCGTGCCGCACATTTTAACGCTCAGCAAGGAGGGAGAACTCCATCAGGAACCAGCACCGGAGTTGCAGACATTGCGCGGAGAATCATTTCACAAAACAGAAATGCCATTGCAGGCCGGAAAACCATTCCAGTCAGAGCTCAAAGGAGACACGCTGGAAATCCTCGCCGAAATCGAACCGGGCACCGCTGCTGCTTCCGGATTGAAACTGCGTCAATCTGATGATGGCCGGAATGCCGTGACAATTGCCTACGACGGCAATCAATTGGACGTCGCTGGCACAAAACTGCCATTCAAACTCCACGACAACGAGAAGACACTCCAATTGCACATCCTCCTCGATAAATCCGTGATGGAAGTCTTCATTAACCACCGCGAGTGCGTGACGAAAGTAATTTATCCCGAAGCAGCCGACCTGGGTGTCAGTCTCTTTGCCAATGGCGGCCAAGCCCGCGTAAAATCACTCGATATCTGGCGCATCAAATCAATTTGGTAA
- a CDS encoding sigma-70 family RNA polymerase sigma factor has protein sequence MKTTDNSKLLSEFVQQASEPAFRDLVARHVNLVYSTALRLVAGDTHLAQDITQSVFTDLSRKAKTLAVDIPLAGWLHRHTCFTASKTVRSEQRRQRREKVAAEMNALHNHPDADFSQLTPVLDDAINQLGESDRTAILLRFFEQHDFRSLGAVLGTNEDAARMRVTRALDKLHSFLKRRGVSLSVTALATALTAECLTAAPAGFALKIATAAIANGKSGGITFTFLKMFTATKLKFGIVCAIVGVLVALLLVQRATEAGLREQNLSLKQQSDQLAQVKAENDRLSKLAAQSANPSLSEAQFRELVRLRGEVRRLRQQRKDFENAAVNQTQTLSTPNREPSKSSVVQIFLVEDQPSPDSQRLTSNVTDSDGKPFQQMVYTQKIPLMDQTYISSASVTTNTYHGEPQIELVFTAEGRELFGSITKTNLDHRLAVVMDGQLYSAPVVRAAITSGKVPIPGPSTMEEAERIASVINSARTNR, from the coding sequence GTGAAAACGACAGACAATTCAAAATTGCTCTCGGAATTTGTGCAGCAGGCCTCCGAACCAGCCTTTCGGGACTTGGTGGCCCGGCATGTCAACCTCGTCTATTCCACCGCCTTGAGGCTCGTCGCTGGCGATACCCACCTCGCTCAGGATATCACCCAATCCGTTTTCACCGATCTTTCTCGCAAAGCCAAAACCCTCGCCGTCGACATCCCGTTGGCCGGCTGGCTGCACCGCCACACCTGCTTCACCGCCTCCAAAACCGTCAGATCAGAACAGCGCCGTCAACGCAGAGAAAAAGTCGCGGCCGAAATGAATGCACTCCATAACCACCCGGACGCCGACTTCTCCCAACTCACACCCGTTCTCGACGACGCCATCAACCAGCTTGGCGAATCCGACCGCACTGCCATCCTGCTCCGCTTTTTCGAACAACACGACTTCCGTTCACTCGGAGCAGTCTTGGGCACCAACGAAGACGCAGCGCGCATGCGGGTAACTCGCGCTCTCGATAAATTGCACTCCTTCTTGAAACGCCGGGGCGTTTCCCTGTCCGTTACCGCACTGGCGACCGCCCTCACCGCTGAATGTCTCACCGCTGCCCCCGCCGGATTCGCGCTGAAGATCGCCACCGCCGCCATCGCAAACGGCAAAAGCGGCGGGATTACTTTTACATTTCTGAAAATGTTCACTGCAACCAAGCTCAAGTTCGGAATTGTTTGCGCGATTGTTGGCGTCCTCGTTGCGCTCCTCCTTGTTCAACGCGCAACTGAAGCCGGGCTCCGCGAACAGAATCTCTCCTTGAAACAGCAGAGCGATCAACTGGCTCAAGTGAAAGCCGAGAATGATAGACTCTCAAAGCTGGCGGCTCAGTCAGCGAACCCTTCCCTCTCCGAAGCTCAATTCCGCGAGCTGGTCCGCTTGCGGGGCGAAGTGCGGCGCTTACGCCAGCAACGGAAGGATTTCGAAAATGCCGCTGTCAATCAAACCCAAACCCTTTCCACCCCCAACCGGGAGCCATCAAAATCATCGGTGGTTCAGATTTTCCTGGTTGAGGATCAGCCGAGCCCGGACAGTCAACGCCTGACCAGCAATGTGACAGATAGTGACGGAAAACCCTTTCAGCAAATGGTTTACACCCAGAAAATTCCTCTGATGGACCAGACATACATCAGTTCAGCGAGCGTCACCACGAATACATATCATGGTGAACCACAAATCGAATTGGTTTTCACCGCAGAGGGCCGCGAGCTGTTTGGCTCCATTACAAAAACCAACCTCGATCACCGCCTCGCTGTGGTTATGGATGGTCAGTTATACAGCGCTCCCGTGGTCAGGGCAGCAATCACCAGTGGGAAAGTTCCAATCCCAGGTCCTTCCACCATGGAGGAGGCCGAAAGAATTGCATCCGTCATCAATTCTGCGCGAACCAATCGATAG
- a CDS encoding PadR family transcriptional regulator: protein MLSKELVAASTTTLILSILSEGDCYGYALIQRVQELSDGEILWSEGMLYPVLHWMEKEKLIESEWREGDLGRKRKYYRLCKAGTKALQQEQKQWMTVHSTLIKLWNPKPSSI from the coding sequence ATGCTTTCAAAAGAATTGGTTGCCGCCTCAACCACCACTTTGATTCTTTCGATTCTCAGCGAAGGAGACTGTTACGGTTACGCCCTCATCCAGCGCGTCCAGGAATTGTCAGACGGCGAAATTCTTTGGAGTGAAGGCATGCTCTACCCGGTCCTCCATTGGATGGAGAAGGAAAAGCTCATCGAATCCGAGTGGCGCGAAGGCGACCTCGGCCGAAAGCGCAAATATTATCGCCTCTGCAAGGCAGGCACCAAGGCTCTCCAACAGGAACAAAAGCAATGGATGACCGTGCATTCAACTCTCATCAAATTATGGAATCCAAAACCCAGTTCGATCTGA
- a CDS encoding low molecular weight phosphatase family protein, producing the protein MKLFIAIGIIAVYFAGCSSTPQSQSNANLLPALRPYVQEVANELGMVSAERRVMLDAIATNVASQLRSGKEAQLTFICTSNSRRSHMSQIWAQTAAYYYGLNDVHAFSGGTQATACNCRTVAVMRRVGFTIEDATTGDNPVYLVRYAQDRPPIRAYSKRYNADANPKRDFIALMTCSVADKTCPLVEGAISRYAIHYADPRVCDDTPTETTAYNERCREIAREMFYIMSVTRRQLDAVKITSRLQPRSSLQAESVQVR; encoded by the coding sequence ATGAAACTGTTCATCGCTATCGGCATCATTGCCGTTTATTTCGCCGGCTGTTCCAGCACTCCCCAATCCCAGTCCAACGCAAACCTGCTGCCTGCGCTTCGGCCGTATGTACAAGAAGTCGCCAATGAACTTGGAATGGTCTCCGCCGAGAGAAGGGTCATGCTGGACGCCATCGCCACCAACGTCGCTTCCCAGCTTCGCTCTGGAAAAGAAGCACAGCTGACCTTCATTTGCACCAGCAATTCGCGACGGAGTCACATGTCGCAGATCTGGGCGCAGACGGCAGCATATTATTATGGCCTCAACGACGTCCATGCCTTTTCGGGAGGGACACAAGCGACTGCCTGCAATTGCCGGACCGTGGCTGTCATGCGCCGGGTGGGCTTTACAATCGAGGACGCCACCACGGGAGACAACCCTGTGTATTTGGTCCGCTATGCGCAAGACCGGCCGCCAATCCGTGCGTATTCCAAGCGCTACAATGCCGATGCCAATCCGAAACGGGATTTCATCGCCTTGATGACGTGTAGCGTGGCCGACAAGACCTGTCCGCTCGTCGAAGGAGCAATATCCAGGTATGCCATACATTACGCTGATCCCAGGGTTTGCGATGACACGCCAACGGAAACCACCGCTTATAATGAACGCTGCAGGGAAATTGCCCGGGAGATGTTTTACATCATGTCTGTGACTCGCAGGCAGCTGGACGCAGTCAAGATAACCTCGCGGCTTCAACCTCGGTCGTCTCTGCAAGCTGAAAGCGTGCAAGTAAGGTAG